One segment of Cutaneotrichosporon cavernicola HIS019 DNA, chromosome: 4 DNA contains the following:
- the PAM18 gene encoding uncharacterized protein (Mitochondrial import inner membrane translocase subunit tim14) yields MSSAVAVGLGALGAAFAGRVAWQMMSRGAAEKFVKGGFKPKMDRNEAIAILGLRDPLTVNKLKDAHRRLMLANHPDKNGSAYVAGKINEAKALLDKTVRK; encoded by the exons ATGTCTTCAGCAGTCGCTGTGggtctcggcgcgctcggtGCCGCGTTCGCCGGCCGTGTCGCGTGGCAGATGATGAGCCGTGGTGCCGCCGAAAAGTTTGTCAAGGGTGGGTTCAAGCCCAAGATGGACCGCAACGAGGCTATCGCGATCCTGGGTCTGCG TGACCCCCTCACCGtcaacaagctcaaggatGCACACCGCCGCCTCATGCTCGCCAACCACCCAGATAAGAATGGCTCAGCTTACGTAGCTGGCAAGATCAATGAGGCGAAAGCTCTTCTTGA CAAGACGGTCCGCAAGTAG
- a CDS encoding uncharacterized protein (Phosphorylcholine phosphatase) has translation MKFLFALPAVLAVAVPRGGGKDKGHHHHHDLAGPSLQHWPKAAADALDTMIASKANASNYAIFDWDNTSDRYDLEESLMPYLESIGVLTPDKLDPSLRVVPFNEGESIYGYYLRLCDIDDKICYWWAAAVFSGIKLDVLKGHVDDLMGLNGTIKTTYADENGTRIDTEVNTPQIFRGQVELFNRLMANGIAVYIISAAAEELVRMVASDPKYGYNVPPENVIGVSLLMNNSGLLTTARKQIDEGMFNNSNGNFVLTPMLWTPATWMTGKWAAVLSYIDQWQLPVLAAGDTPISDGPMIFHGINRDDGIKLWVNRKAKYMDEIAKMNETFALEQAERGRPVTADKGWVIVTPEEIQ, from the coding sequence ATGAAGTTCCTCTTCGCATTGCctgccgtcctcgccgtggCGGTTCCCAGAGGAggcggcaaggacaagggtcaccatcaccaccacgacctcgccggccCCTCCCTCCAGCACTGGCCCAAGGCTGCTGCCGATGCACTCGACACCATGATCGCGAGCAAGGCCAATGCCTCCAACTACGCCATCTTTGACTGGGACAACACGAGCGACCGCTACGATCTCGAGGAGAGCCTCATGCCCTACCTTGAGAGCATCGGCGTGCTCACTCcggacaagctcgacccGTCCCTCCGCGTCGTCCCGTtcaacgagggcgagtCGATCTACGGCTATTATCTTCGTCTCTGCGACATTGACGATAAAATCTGCTACtggtgggcggcggctgtGTTCAGCGGTATCAAGCTGGACGTGCTCAAGGgccacgtcgacgacctcatGGGGCTCAACGGCACAATTAAGACGACCTACGCGGATGAGAACGGCACGCGGATTGACACCGAGGTCAACACGCCCCAGATCTTCCGCGGCCAGGTTGAGCTCTTCAACCGCCTCATGGCCAATGGCATCGCCGTCTACATTATTAGCgcggctgccgaggagcttgtTCGCATGGTCGCCTCGGACCCTAAGTACGGCTACAACGTGCCGCCCGAGAATGTCATTGGCGTGTCGCTCCTTATGAACAACTCGGGCCTCCTCACAACCGCGCGGAAGCAGATTGACGAAGGAATGTTCAACAATTCAAACGGTAACTTTGTCCTCACCCCGATGCTGTGGACGCCGGCGACCTGGATGACGGGTAAATGGGCAGCCGTGCTCTCGTACATCGACCAGTGGCAGctccccgtcctcgctgccgGCGACACGCCCATTTCTGATGGGCCGATGATCTTCCACGGCATCAACCGCGATGACGGCATCAAGCTCTGGGTAAACCGCAAGGCCAAGTATATGGACGAGATTGCCAAGATGAACGAGACGTttgcgctcgagcaggccgagcgcggTCGCCCTGTCACAGCGGACAAGGGATGGGTGATTGTCACTCCCGAGGAGATTCAGTAG